A region from the Streptomyces tsukubensis genome encodes:
- a CDS encoding roadblock/LC7 domain-containing protein: protein MAAEENVLDELRRLRLRMPQLTGALAAGTNGLVLGADAGNPEGVAALTAAALGVCVRLTEAGGQGRFQELLVRGERGYVASYAAGSSAVLTLLAGPRVNIDRLHREARRSGARIGDLLDGRTHRACPGP, encoded by the coding sequence GTGGCAGCCGAGGAGAACGTACTCGACGAACTCAGACGGCTGAGACTGCGCATGCCACAGCTCACCGGGGCCCTCGCGGCAGGCACCAACGGCCTGGTGCTCGGGGCCGACGCGGGGAACCCGGAGGGTGTGGCCGCGCTGACCGCCGCGGCGCTCGGGGTCTGCGTCCGGCTCACCGAGGCGGGCGGCCAGGGCCGGTTCCAGGAGCTGCTGGTCCGCGGCGAGCGGGGGTACGTCGCCAGCTATGCGGCGGGCTCGTCGGCGGTCCTGACCCTGCTGGCCGGGCCGCGTGTCAACATCGACCGCCTCCACCGGGAGGCCCGCCGCTCCGGCGCCCGCATCGGCGACCTGCTCGACGGGCGCACGCACCGCGCGTGCCCGGGCCCATGA
- a CDS encoding MFS transporter translates to MTRGLRAEDIPPGQGLWTPDFRLFFTARTASLLGDAMLPVAITAAVLRAGYGTSGVGYALAALVAPFAALIIFGGVMSDRFGARRLMIISDVARLGSQGVLALLFLLGTPPLWQILALLALIGAGSALFQPGVATVTPLIAHDVQKANATLRVAESVAVVIGPSVAGLLLVVSSPAVVVGVDALTYAVSGVCLLRLRSVPMGPAGRAGASTFRADLVEGWREFRARTWLWSVIVVFMLWQLAGAGPTTTLGNSTLVTDHGASVFGLVMSSLGAGSVVGGLVAMRFRPRYPLRAGALSMVLWVPMPLSVALGLPAPLIAVCYGVSGVGMAFWVVMFHTSVQTHVPHNVLGRVHAYDAAGSLVMKPVGQAVAGPLALVVGTVQLLYVSAAMALVVSALLLAIPAVRGLKRAPGMP, encoded by the coding sequence GTGACGCGCGGTCTGCGGGCTGAGGACATTCCGCCCGGTCAGGGGCTGTGGACGCCGGACTTCCGGCTGTTCTTCACCGCCCGCACCGCCTCGCTGCTGGGGGACGCGATGCTCCCCGTCGCGATCACGGCCGCCGTGCTGCGGGCGGGATACGGAACGAGCGGGGTGGGGTATGCGCTCGCTGCGCTCGTCGCGCCGTTCGCCGCGCTGATCATTTTCGGCGGGGTGATGTCCGACCGCTTCGGCGCCCGGCGGCTGATGATCATCTCCGATGTCGCCCGGCTGGGCTCCCAGGGAGTGCTTGCGCTGCTGTTCCTGCTGGGCACACCGCCGTTGTGGCAGATCCTGGCGCTGCTGGCCCTGATCGGTGCGGGCAGCGCGCTCTTCCAGCCGGGTGTCGCCACCGTCACCCCGCTGATCGCCCATGACGTGCAGAAGGCCAATGCCACGCTGCGGGTCGCGGAGTCCGTCGCCGTGGTCATCGGGCCGTCCGTGGCCGGCCTCCTGCTGGTGGTCTCCTCACCGGCGGTGGTGGTCGGCGTCGACGCTCTGACCTACGCGGTGAGCGGCGTCTGCCTGCTCCGGCTCCGTTCGGTCCCGATGGGTCCGGCCGGACGGGCCGGCGCGTCGACGTTCCGGGCCGATCTGGTGGAGGGCTGGCGGGAGTTCCGGGCCAGGACCTGGCTGTGGAGTGTCATTGTCGTCTTCATGCTCTGGCAGCTGGCCGGGGCCGGGCCGACCACGACCCTCGGCAACAGCACACTCGTCACCGACCACGGGGCATCGGTGTTCGGCCTGGTCATGTCGTCCCTCGGGGCGGGAAGCGTCGTGGGCGGGCTCGTCGCGATGAGGTTCCGCCCGCGGTATCCGCTCCGGGCCGGCGCCCTCTCCATGGTCCTCTGGGTGCCGATGCCGCTGAGCGTCGCCCTCGGCCTTCCCGCGCCGCTCATCGCGGTCTGCTACGGGGTGAGCGGCGTGGGCATGGCGTTCTGGGTCGTCATGTTCCACACGAGCGTGCAGACGCATGTTCCGCACAACGTCCTCGGGCGGGTGCACGCCTATGACGCGGCCGGTTCGCTGGTGATGAAGCCCGTCGGGCAGGCGGTGGCCGGCCCGCTCGCGCTCGTCGTGGGGACCGTGCAGCTGCTGTACGTGTCCGCCGCCATGGCGCTGGTCGTCAGCGCCCTGCTGCTGGCGATCCCGGCCGTGCGCGGCCTGAAGCGCGCGCCGGGCATGCCCTGA
- the hutU gene encoding urocanate hydratase has translation MSGAAPGPGPRPVRAARGTELTAAGWPQEAALRMLANNLDPEVAEHPDRLVVYGGTGKAARDWRSYDAMVRTLTTLKADETMLVQSGRPVGVMQTHEWAPRVLIANSNLVGDWANWEEFRRLEALGLTMYGQMTAGSWIYIGTQGILQGTYETFAAVAAKRFGGTLAGTITLTAGLGGMGGAQPLAVTMNDGVAICVDCDPRAIERRIAHRYLDVRADSVEQALKLAVEARDARRPLSVGLLGNAAEILPRLLAEGAPVDIVTDQTSAHDPLSYLPAGLDFGEMADAAAKDPAGFTDRARQSMARHVEAMVGFQDAGAEVFDYGNSIRGEAKLAGYERAFAFPGFVPAYIRPLFCEGKGPFRWAALSGDPADIAKTDRAVLDLFPENESLARWIKLAGERVRFQGLPARICWLGYGERDRAGERFNDMVASGELAAPVVIGRDHLDCGSVASPYRETEAMLDGSDAIADWPLLNAMVNVASGASWVSLHHGGGVGMGRSLHAGQVTVADGTALAGEKIRRVLTNDPGMGVIRHVDAGYGTAETVAEEKGVRIPMREGGDLGGPAESGEGDRT, from the coding sequence ATGTCAGGAGCCGCACCCGGACCCGGGCCCCGGCCCGTCCGAGCCGCCCGCGGTACGGAACTGACCGCCGCGGGCTGGCCGCAGGAGGCCGCCCTGCGCATGCTCGCCAACAATCTGGACCCCGAGGTCGCGGAGCACCCCGACCGGCTCGTCGTCTACGGCGGCACCGGCAAGGCGGCCCGTGACTGGCGCTCCTACGACGCCATGGTCCGCACCCTGACCACCCTCAAGGCCGACGAGACGATGCTCGTCCAGTCGGGCCGCCCGGTCGGTGTGATGCAGACCCACGAATGGGCCCCGCGGGTCCTGATCGCCAACTCCAACCTCGTCGGGGACTGGGCCAACTGGGAGGAGTTCCGCCGCCTCGAAGCCCTCGGCCTCACCATGTACGGGCAGATGACCGCGGGCTCGTGGATCTACATCGGCACCCAGGGCATCCTCCAGGGCACCTACGAGACCTTCGCCGCCGTCGCCGCGAAACGCTTCGGCGGCACCCTCGCCGGGACCATCACCCTCACCGCAGGACTGGGCGGTATGGGCGGCGCCCAGCCGCTCGCCGTCACCATGAACGACGGCGTCGCGATCTGCGTCGACTGCGATCCGCGCGCCATCGAACGCCGGATCGCCCACCGCTATCTCGATGTCCGCGCCGACTCCGTCGAGCAGGCGCTGAAGCTGGCCGTCGAGGCTCGCGACGCCCGCCGCCCCCTCTCCGTCGGACTCCTCGGCAACGCCGCCGAGATACTCCCGAGGCTGCTCGCGGAGGGCGCCCCGGTCGATATCGTCACCGACCAGACCTCCGCCCACGACCCCCTCTCCTACCTCCCCGCCGGGCTGGACTTCGGCGAGATGGCGGACGCCGCCGCGAAGGACCCGGCCGGATTCACCGACCGGGCCCGCCAGTCCATGGCCCGGCATGTGGAGGCGATGGTCGGCTTCCAGGACGCGGGCGCCGAGGTCTTCGACTACGGAAACTCCATCCGGGGCGAGGCGAAACTCGCCGGATACGAACGGGCGTTCGCCTTCCCCGGTTTCGTACCGGCCTATATCCGGCCCCTGTTCTGCGAGGGCAAGGGCCCGTTCCGCTGGGCCGCACTCTCCGGCGACCCCGCCGATATCGCGAAGACCGACCGGGCGGTCCTCGACCTCTTCCCGGAGAACGAATCCCTCGCCCGGTGGATCAAACTCGCGGGCGAACGCGTCCGGTTCCAGGGGCTGCCCGCCCGGATCTGCTGGCTGGGGTACGGGGAGCGGGACCGCGCCGGGGAACGCTTCAACGACATGGTCGCGAGCGGGGAGCTGGCCGCGCCGGTCGTCATCGGGCGCGACCACCTCGACTGCGGCTCGGTGGCCTCCCCGTACCGCGAGACCGAGGCGATGCTCGACGGCTCCGACGCCATCGCGGACTGGCCGCTGCTGAACGCCATGGTCAATGTCGCCTCCGGCGCGTCCTGGGTCTCCCTCCACCACGGCGGGGGCGTCGGCATGGGCCGCTCCCTCCACGCCGGACAGGTCACCGTCGCCGACGGTACGGCCCTGGCGGGGGAGAAGATCCGGCGGGTGCTGACCAACGACCCGGGGATGGGCGTGATCCGGCACGTCGACGCGGGGTACGGGACGGCGGAGACGGTCGCGGAGGAGAAGGGGGTACGGATCCCGATGCGCGAAGGCGGGGACCTCGGGGGCCCAGCGGAATCCGGCGAGGGGGACCGGACATGA
- a CDS encoding allantoate amidohydrolase, which translates to MTASPVGPSFHTMWKELAPIGRDTRTGGYRRHAWTGADADCRTWFQEQAETRGLAYETDRNGNQWAWLGDPTAGNAVVTGSHLDSVPDGGAFDGPLGVVSAFAALDELRLRGAAFRRPVGIVNFGDEEGARFGLACTGSRLTAGVLTREAAYRLQDADGVTLPEAMENAGYDPEAIGPDPVRLSRIGAFVELHIEQGRALDLSGDRIGLASAIWPHGRWRFDFAGEANHAGTTRITDRRDPMLGFAATVLAARRAAEDTGAVATFGRVAVEPNGVNAIPSLVRGWLDARAADPQVLDEVVAAVESAARERAAHDRVEVTLVRESFTPVVEFAHALRDELAGLLGGSVPVLGTGAGHDAGILSGSVPTAMLFVRNPTGVSHSPAESASEDDCTAGVLALADVLEGLACGSR; encoded by the coding sequence ATGACCGCATCCCCAGTCGGCCCCTCCTTCCACACCATGTGGAAGGAGCTGGCCCCGATCGGCCGCGATACCCGTACCGGCGGCTACCGGCGCCACGCCTGGACCGGCGCCGACGCCGACTGCCGTACCTGGTTCCAGGAGCAGGCCGAGACCCGCGGACTCGCGTACGAGACCGACCGCAACGGCAACCAGTGGGCCTGGCTGGGCGATCCCACCGCCGGGAACGCCGTGGTCACCGGCTCGCACCTGGACTCCGTACCGGACGGCGGCGCCTTCGACGGGCCCCTCGGCGTGGTCTCCGCCTTCGCCGCCCTCGACGAACTCCGGCTGCGGGGAGCCGCGTTCCGCCGCCCCGTCGGCATCGTCAACTTCGGGGACGAGGAGGGCGCCCGCTTCGGACTGGCCTGCACCGGCTCCCGCCTCACCGCCGGTGTGCTCACCAGGGAGGCCGCGTACCGGCTCCAGGACGCGGACGGCGTCACCCTGCCCGAGGCCATGGAGAACGCGGGCTACGACCCCGAAGCCATCGGCCCCGACCCCGTACGGCTCTCCCGTATCGGCGCGTTCGTCGAACTCCACATCGAACAGGGCCGCGCCCTCGACCTCTCCGGCGACCGGATCGGCCTCGCCTCCGCGATCTGGCCGCACGGCCGCTGGCGCTTCGACTTCGCGGGCGAGGCCAACCACGCGGGCACCACCCGTATCACCGACCGCCGCGATCCGATGCTCGGCTTCGCCGCGACCGTGCTCGCCGCCCGCCGGGCCGCCGAGGACACCGGCGCGGTCGCCACCTTCGGCCGGGTCGCGGTCGAACCGAACGGCGTCAACGCCATCCCGTCACTGGTCCGCGGCTGGCTGGACGCCCGCGCCGCCGACCCGCAGGTGCTGGACGAGGTGGTGGCCGCCGTCGAGTCCGCCGCCCGGGAGCGCGCGGCGCACGACCGCGTCGAGGTGACGCTGGTACGGGAGTCCTTCACCCCCGTCGTCGAGTTCGCCCACGCCCTGCGCGACGAACTCGCCGGACTGCTCGGCGGCTCCGTCCCGGTCCTCGGCACGGGCGCGGGCCATGACGCGGGCATCCTCTCCGGCTCCGTACCGACCGCGATGCTCTTCGTCCGCAATCCGACGGGCGTCTCCCACTCCCCGGCGGAGTCGGCGTCCGAGGACGACTGCACGGCCGGGGTCCTGGCCCTGGCGGACGTACTGGAGGGCCTGGCATGCGGGAGCCGCTGA
- a CDS encoding formimidoylglutamate deiminase: protein MREPLTPSSGGRTFWAEYAWLGDRVEPGVVLDTGSDGLIRTVRPGPDAPPPGAVPLRGLTLPGLANAHSHAFHRALRGTVQTGSGTFWTWREVMYGVAARLTPDTYHALARAAYAEMALAGITAVGEFHYLHHSPDGTPYADPNAMGEALIEAARDAGVRITLLDTVYLHGGLTADGHRPLEGPQIRFGDGSADAWYERWTRLRERADGDRVTVGAAVHSVRAFAESDGYPAFAERTDGVPVHVHLSEQPAENEACLAVHGVTPTALLDRHGFWKPTTTAVHATHLTDDDIRILGGSGAGVCMCPTTERDLADGIGPAAALQRAGSPLSLGSDSHAVIDLLEEARAMELDERLRTRTRGHWTAAALLRAAAGDGHAALGRPGAGRLEPGAPADFTTVALDTVRTAGPVPRLAAEAVVFAGTAADVRDVVVGGRTVVAGGVHRTVPDTAGELARAIAAVTR from the coding sequence ATGCGGGAGCCGCTGACCCCGTCCTCCGGCGGCCGGACCTTCTGGGCCGAGTACGCGTGGCTCGGGGACCGGGTCGAGCCCGGGGTGGTGCTCGACACCGGGAGCGACGGGCTGATCCGTACCGTACGGCCCGGACCCGACGCGCCGCCGCCCGGCGCCGTACCGCTGCGCGGACTCACCCTCCCCGGGCTCGCCAACGCCCACTCCCACGCCTTCCACCGGGCCCTGCGCGGCACCGTCCAGACCGGCTCCGGCACCTTCTGGACCTGGCGCGAGGTCATGTACGGGGTCGCGGCCCGGCTCACCCCCGACACGTACCACGCCCTCGCCCGCGCCGCCTATGCCGAGATGGCGCTCGCGGGCATCACCGCGGTCGGTGAGTTCCACTACCTGCACCACAGCCCCGACGGCACCCCGTACGCCGACCCCAACGCCATGGGCGAGGCGCTGATCGAAGCCGCCCGGGACGCGGGCGTCCGGATCACCCTCCTGGACACCGTCTACCTCCACGGCGGCCTCACAGCCGACGGCCACCGGCCCCTCGAAGGACCCCAGATCCGGTTCGGCGACGGCTCAGCGGACGCCTGGTACGAGCGGTGGACCCGGCTCCGGGAGCGGGCCGACGGCGACCGCGTCACAGTCGGCGCGGCCGTCCACTCGGTCCGCGCCTTCGCCGAGAGCGACGGATACCCGGCCTTCGCGGAACGCACCGACGGCGTCCCCGTCCATGTCCACCTCTCCGAACAGCCCGCCGAGAACGAGGCGTGCCTCGCGGTCCACGGGGTCACCCCGACGGCGCTCCTCGACCGCCACGGCTTCTGGAAGCCCACCACCACCGCCGTCCACGCCACCCATCTCACCGACGACGACATCCGGATCCTCGGCGGCTCCGGCGCGGGCGTCTGCATGTGCCCCACCACCGAACGCGACCTCGCGGACGGCATCGGACCCGCCGCCGCGCTCCAGCGGGCGGGCAGCCCCCTGAGCCTCGGCAGCGACAGCCACGCCGTGATCGACCTCCTCGAAGAGGCCCGCGCGATGGAGCTGGACGAACGGCTGCGGACCCGCACCCGCGGCCACTGGACGGCCGCCGCCCTGCTGCGGGCCGCCGCCGGGGACGGGCATGCCGCGCTGGGCCGCCCCGGCGCGGGCCGACTGGAGCCCGGCGCGCCCGCGGACTTCACGACCGTCGCCCTCGACACCGTACGGACGGCGGGCCCGGTGCCCCGGCTCGCCGCCGAAGCGGTCGTCTTCGCGGGGACGGCGGCGGACGTCCGCGACGTGGTGGTCGGCGGCCGGACCGTGGTCGCCGGGGGAGTCCACCGGACCGTACCGGACACGGCGGGGGAGCTGGCGCGGGCGATCGCGGCGGTGACGAGATGA
- a CDS encoding type III PLP-dependent enzyme domain-containing protein, translated as MTLEGPERARRRDAAVRAAVEQGLLDGDQMVAALLDTAGIRASAAALRSAFAAVTDAPVLHAFAVKAAPLVPVLTLLNAEGIGAEVASPGELALARAAGIPPERTVLDSPAKTMAELREALALGIALNADNAQEVDRLDGLVAAAGAGTVPPLGLRVNAQVGAGAIGALSTATATSKFGFALQDEGARKALVGLCLDRPWLTRLHTHSGSQGVPLARMVAGVREVYALAEEINAAAGRQQIDTIDIGGGLPVNFGSDEETPSYAEYARLLRAEVPGLLDGRYGLVTEFGRSLLAKHGLILARVEYAKVSGGRRIALTHAGVQVATRTVYDPDSWPLRIAAYDGTGRPKTGPEVVQDVAGPACFAGDLLARERALPELAAGDVVAALDTGAYYFSNHYGYNSLPRPGVYGFRETGPDGRVSFATVREAQTVAEIVAESGGAHRDALL; from the coding sequence ATGACTCTCGAAGGACCTGAACGCGCCCGCCGCCGGGACGCGGCCGTACGCGCCGCCGTCGAACAGGGGCTGCTCGACGGGGACCAGATGGTCGCCGCGCTGCTCGACACCGCCGGAATACGTGCCTCCGCCGCCGCGCTGCGGTCCGCTTTCGCGGCCGTGACGGACGCACCCGTCCTGCACGCCTTCGCCGTGAAGGCCGCGCCGCTCGTGCCCGTGCTGACCCTGCTGAACGCCGAGGGCATCGGCGCGGAGGTGGCGAGCCCGGGCGAACTCGCCCTGGCCCGGGCGGCCGGGATCCCGCCGGAGCGGACCGTGCTGGACTCCCCGGCCAAGACCATGGCCGAGCTGCGCGAGGCGCTGGCGCTGGGCATCGCGCTCAACGCCGACAACGCGCAGGAGGTGGACCGGCTGGACGGTCTGGTGGCGGCCGCGGGGGCCGGCACCGTACCGCCGCTGGGTCTGCGGGTGAACGCGCAGGTCGGCGCGGGGGCGATCGGCGCGCTGTCGACGGCGACCGCGACGTCCAAATTCGGTTTCGCGCTCCAGGACGAGGGCGCCAGGAAGGCGCTCGTCGGGCTCTGCCTGGACCGGCCGTGGCTGACCCGGCTGCACACCCACTCCGGTTCGCAGGGCGTGCCGCTCGCCCGGATGGTCGCGGGCGTACGGGAGGTGTACGCCCTGGCCGAGGAGATCAACGCGGCGGCCGGGCGGCAGCAGATCGACACGATCGACATCGGCGGCGGACTGCCGGTGAACTTCGGCTCCGACGAGGAGACTCCGTCGTACGCGGAGTACGCCCGGCTGCTGCGGGCGGAGGTCCCCGGGCTGCTGGACGGGCGGTACGGCCTGGTCACCGAGTTCGGCCGGTCGCTGCTGGCCAAGCACGGCCTGATCCTCGCCAGGGTCGAGTACGCGAAGGTGTCCGGGGGCCGCCGGATCGCCCTGACCCACGCGGGGGTCCAGGTCGCCACCAGGACGGTGTACGACCCGGATTCCTGGCCGCTGCGGATCGCCGCCTACGACGGCACGGGCCGGCCCAAGACCGGGCCCGAGGTGGTGCAGGACGTGGCGGGACCGGCCTGCTTCGCCGGGGATCTGCTGGCGCGGGAGCGGGCGCTGCCGGAGCTGGCCGCGGGGGACGTGGTCGCCGCGCTGGACACCGGGGCGTACTACTTCTCGAACCACTACGGCTACAACAGCCTGCCGCGGCCGGGGGTGTACGGCTTCCGGGAGACGGGGCCGGACGGGCGGGTGTCGTTCGCGACCGTACGGGAAGCACAGACGGTGGCGGAGATCGTCGCGGAGTCGGGCGGGGCGCACCGGGACGCGCTGCTGTAG
- a CDS encoding cystathionine beta-synthase gives MRFHDSMISLVGNTPLVKLNSVTEGIRATVLAKVEYFNPGGSVKDRIALRMIEAAEESGALLPGGTIVEPTSGNTGVGLAIVAQQKGYKCIFVCPDKVSTDKINVLRAYGAEVVVCPTAVDPEHPDSYYNVSDRLVRETPGAWKPDQYSNPNNPRSHYETTGPELWEQTEGKITHFVAGVGTGGTISGTGRYLKEASDGRVRIVGADPEGSVYSGGSGRPYLVEGVGEDFWPTAYDATVTDEIVAVSDKDSFQMTRRLAKEEGLLVGGSCGMAVVAALRVAERLGPDDVVVVLLPDSGRGYLSKIFNDEWMADYGFLEEAGPAASVGDVLRHKERGKIPSLVHMHPEETVGEAIDVLREYAVSQMPIVKPGAGHPDVMAAEVIGSVVERELLGALYTGRAVLTDPLEKHMSAPLPQVGSGEPVSDLMAVLSDSASAADAAIVLVEGKPMGVVSRQDLLSFLADGAK, from the coding sequence GTGCGCTTCCACGATTCGATGATCAGCCTGGTCGGCAACACCCCGCTGGTGAAGCTGAACAGCGTGACCGAGGGCATTCGGGCGACCGTCCTGGCCAAGGTCGAGTACTTCAATCCCGGCGGCTCGGTCAAGGACCGGATCGCGCTGCGCATGATCGAAGCGGCGGAGGAGAGCGGCGCCCTGCTGCCCGGGGGCACGATCGTGGAGCCGACCAGCGGAAACACCGGGGTCGGCCTGGCGATCGTGGCCCAGCAGAAGGGCTACAAGTGCATCTTCGTCTGCCCGGACAAGGTGTCCACGGACAAGATCAACGTGCTGCGGGCCTACGGTGCCGAGGTCGTCGTCTGCCCCACCGCAGTCGACCCCGAGCACCCGGATTCGTATTACAACGTCTCCGACCGGCTGGTCCGGGAGACCCCGGGGGCCTGGAAGCCCGACCAGTACTCCAACCCGAACAACCCCCGCTCGCACTACGAGACCACCGGTCCCGAACTCTGGGAACAGACCGAGGGAAAGATCACCCATTTCGTCGCGGGCGTCGGTACCGGCGGCACGATCTCCGGCACCGGCCGCTATCTCAAGGAAGCCAGTGACGGCCGGGTCCGGATCGTGGGCGCCGACCCGGAGGGCTCGGTCTACAGCGGCGGCTCGGGCCGTCCGTACCTCGTCGAGGGCGTCGGTGAGGACTTCTGGCCGACCGCCTACGACGCGACGGTGACGGACGAGATCGTCGCCGTCTCCGACAAGGACTCCTTCCAGATGACCCGCCGCCTCGCCAAGGAGGAGGGCCTGCTGGTCGGCGGCTCCTGCGGGATGGCCGTGGTCGCGGCGCTGCGGGTCGCGGAGCGGCTCGGCCCCGACGACGTGGTGGTCGTCCTGCTGCCCGACAGCGGGCGCGGCTATCTGTCGAAGATCTTCAACGACGAGTGGATGGCCGACTACGGGTTCCTGGAGGAGGCCGGTCCCGCCGCCTCCGTCGGCGACGTCCTGCGCCACAAGGAGCGCGGGAAGATCCCCAGCCTGGTGCATATGCACCCGGAGGAGACCGTGGGCGAGGCGATCGACGTGCTGCGGGAGTACGCGGTCTCCCAGATGCCCATCGTCAAGCCGGGCGCCGGTCATCCGGACGTGATGGCTGCCGAGGTCATCGGTTCGGTGGTGGAGCGGGAGCTGCTGGGCGCCCTCTACACCGGGCGGGCCGTCCTCACCGACCCGCTGGAGAAGCACATGAGCGCCCCGCTGCCGCAGGTCGGCTCCGGGGAGCCGGTATCGGACCTGATGGCGGTGCTGAGCGACAGCGCCAGCGCGGCGGATGCGGCGATCGTGCTGGTGGAGGGGAAGCCCATGGGCGTCGTCAGCCGCCAGGACCTGCTCTCCTTCCTCGCGGACGGCGCGAAGTAG
- the hutI gene encoding imidazolonepropionase, whose product MNPTPAPTTLVTNIGSLVTNTPGTGDAATPLGLLPDAAVVMAGGRFVWAGPADRAPEADERYDAGGRAAIPGFVDSHSHLVFAGDRTAEFNARMSGHAYRAGGIRTTVAATRAATDDELDANVTRYLTEALRQGTTTFETKSGYGLTVEDEARALRIAARHTEETTYLGAHIVAPEYADDPAGYVDLVTGPMLDACAPHARWVDVFCEKGAFDGDQARAVLTAGAAKGLVPRVHANQLGHGPGVQLAVELGAASADHCTHLTDADVDALANGTTVATLLPGAEFSTRAPWPDARRLLNAGATVALSTDCNPGSSFTSSMPFCIALAVRDMGMTPDEAVWSATAGGAAALRRSDIGRIAVGARADLVLLDAPSHVHLAYRPGVPLVREVWRAGVLT is encoded by the coding sequence GTGAACCCCACTCCCGCCCCCACCACCCTCGTCACCAACATCGGCAGCCTCGTCACCAACACCCCCGGCACCGGCGACGCCGCCACCCCCCTCGGGCTGCTCCCCGACGCCGCCGTCGTCATGGCCGGGGGCCGGTTCGTCTGGGCGGGCCCCGCGGACCGGGCGCCCGAGGCCGACGAACGGTACGACGCCGGGGGCCGGGCCGCGATCCCCGGCTTCGTCGACTCCCACTCCCACCTCGTCTTCGCGGGCGACCGCACCGCCGAGTTCAACGCCCGGATGTCCGGCCACGCCTACCGGGCGGGCGGCATCCGGACCACGGTCGCCGCCACCCGCGCCGCGACCGACGACGAACTCGACGCCAACGTCACCCGCTATCTCACCGAGGCGCTGCGGCAGGGCACCACCACCTTCGAGACCAAGTCCGGCTACGGCCTCACCGTCGAGGACGAGGCCCGCGCGCTGCGGATCGCCGCCCGGCACACCGAGGAGACCACCTATCTCGGCGCCCATATCGTCGCCCCCGAGTACGCCGACGACCCCGCCGGATACGTCGACCTCGTCACCGGCCCCATGCTCGACGCCTGCGCCCCGCACGCCCGCTGGGTGGACGTCTTCTGCGAGAAGGGCGCCTTCGACGGCGACCAGGCGCGGGCCGTCCTCACCGCCGGAGCGGCGAAGGGGCTGGTCCCGCGCGTCCACGCCAACCAGCTCGGCCACGGCCCCGGCGTACAGCTCGCGGTCGAACTGGGCGCCGCCAGCGCCGACCACTGCACCCATCTGACGGACGCCGACGTCGACGCCCTGGCAAACGGCACCACGGTCGCCACCCTGCTGCCCGGCGCCGAGTTCTCGACCCGCGCGCCCTGGCCGGACGCCCGCCGCCTGCTGAACGCGGGCGCGACGGTCGCCCTCTCCACGGACTGCAACCCCGGCTCGTCGTTCACCTCGTCCATGCCGTTCTGCATCGCCCTCGCGGTACGGGACATGGGCATGACGCCCGACGAGGCGGTCTGGTCCGCGACCGCGGGCGGCGCGGCGGCGCTGCGCCGCAGCGACATCGGCCGGATCGCGGTCGGCGCCCGCGCCGATCTCGTCCTGCTGGACGCCCCCAGCCATGTCCATCTGGCCTACCGGCCGGGGGTGCCGCTGGTCCGGGAGGTGTGGCGGGCGGGCGTCCTGACCTGA
- a CDS encoding MurR/RpiR family transcriptional regulator — MTGTTGATGATGSPAARLQQLFEGHRLTPTQRRIAHSMVRRAADVPFLSSVELAEVAGVSQPSVTRFAVALGFDGYPALRKYLREIVPPGPGPAGDDLNEYQQAVRAEIENLKHLGELLADPSPVVRAARLLAASRPLPVLGLRAAAAQARGFAYFAAKVHPDVRLLDEGGSLLTDRIDHARRAGATALLCFALPRHPREVVDALRHARTAGLTVVTVADSAFAPVAAVSEVLIPAAVGTGLSFDTACAPMLLGRVLLEAMCDELPDAQARLEEFDSGAAARGLFVE; from the coding sequence ATGACGGGCACGACGGGTGCGACGGGTGCGACGGGCAGTCCCGCCGCGCGGCTGCAGCAGCTCTTCGAGGGGCACCGGCTCACCCCCACCCAGCGGCGGATCGCCCACAGCATGGTCCGCCGCGCCGCCGACGTGCCCTTCCTGTCCAGTGTGGAGCTGGCCGAGGTCGCCGGGGTCAGCCAGCCCTCCGTCACCCGGTTCGCCGTCGCGCTCGGCTTCGACGGCTATCCGGCGCTGCGCAAGTATCTGCGCGAGATCGTCCCGCCCGGCCCGGGTCCCGCCGGGGACGACCTCAACGAGTACCAGCAGGCGGTCCGCGCCGAAATCGAGAACCTGAAGCACCTCGGCGAACTCCTCGCCGACCCGTCGCCCGTGGTCCGCGCCGCCCGGCTCCTCGCGGCCTCCCGCCCGCTGCCCGTCCTCGGATTGCGGGCCGCCGCCGCCCAGGCCCGCGGTTTCGCCTACTTCGCGGCCAAGGTCCACCCCGACGTCCGCCTCCTCGACGAGGGCGGCTCCCTGCTCACCGACCGGATCGACCACGCCCGCCGCGCGGGCGCCACCGCCCTGCTCTGCTTCGCGCTGCCCCGCCACCCCCGCGAGGTGGTGGACGCCCTCCGGCACGCCCGTACCGCCGGGCTGACCGTCGTCACCGTCGCGGACTCCGCGTTCGCCCCGGTCGCCGCCGTCAGCGAGGTGCTGATCCCCGCCGCCGTGGGCACCGGCCTCTCCTTCGACACCGCCTGCGCCCCCATGCTGCTCGGCCGGGTGCTGCTGGAGGCCATGTGCGACGAGCTGCCGGACGCCCAGGCGCGGCTGGAGGAGTTCGACTCGGGCGCGGCGGCCCGCGGCCTCTTCGTGGAATAG